A region of Ictidomys tridecemlineatus isolate mIctTri1 chromosome 4, mIctTri1.hap1, whole genome shotgun sequence DNA encodes the following proteins:
- the LOC101967477 gene encoding mas-related G-protein coupled receptor member X1, whose protein sequence is MRHKRVVNHQGDPDNLSCCCKCSSLLCVPRGTTEVIRSLDPTITAWSTEATPNNGSDENLPPICDENNLITTVLICIIFPLGLAGNASVIWFLGFQMRRNPFYTYILNLAVADFLFLCLHTTFLLLAVIRVFHHCTTLFGILRTVINFFYIADMNMIAAISTERCLSVLCPIWYHCHRPRHTSAVICVLLWALSMILSILQAVVCVYFDITVRHLCKNVEFTLAAWLVLLFVILSVSSLALMGRMLCGSQKKPLTRLYVTIMLTVLVFLLCGLPFGVSVFLLWWMEIDSQALFCLYLVSTVLSYVNSSANPIIYFFVGSFRQGLQGQNLKLVLERALQDTPGKDESGGSLSQGTLEMSGSRVEQG, encoded by the exons ATGAGGCATAAACGGGTAGTAAATCATCAG GGTGATCCTGATAATCTGAGCTGTTGCTGCAAGTGCTCAAGTCTCCTTTGTGTTCCCAGGGGCACCACTGAAGTGATTAGGAGCCTGGATCCAACCATCACAGCCTGGAGCACAGAAGCCACACCAAACAATGGAAGTGATGAAAATCTTCCTCCAATTTGTGATGAGAATAATCTGATTACTACAGTGTTGATCTGCATTATTTTTCCACTTGGGCTGGCAGGAAATGCATCTGTGATCTGGTTCTTGGGTTTTCAAATGCGCAGAAATCCCTTTTACACCTACATCCTAAATCTGGCTGTTGCTgacttcctctttctctgcttgcATACCACTTTTTTACTTTTAGCAGTCATCAGAGTATTCCATCACTGCACCACTCTGTTTGGCATCCTAAGAACTGTGATAAATTTTTTCTACATTGCAGACATGAACATGATTGCTGCTATTAGCACTGAGCGTTGCCTATCAGTCCTCTGTCCTATTTGGTACCACTGTCATCGCCCAAGGCACACATCAGCTGTCATATGTGTCCTGCTCTGGGCCCTGTCCATGATTCTGAGCATCCTACAAGCAGTTGTTTGtgtatattttgatataactGTACGTCATCTTTGTAAAAATGTTGAATTTACTTTAGCTGCATGGCTGGTTCTTTTATTTGTGATTCTATCAGTGTCCAGCCTGGCTCTGATGGGTAGGATGCTCTGTGGATCCCAGAAGAAGCCTCTGACCAGGCTGTATGTTACCATCATGCTCACAGTGTTGgttttcctcctctgtggtctGCCCTTCGGTGTCTCTGTGTTCCTGTTATGGTGGATGGAGATTGACTCCCAGGCACTTTTTTGCCTTTATCTGGTTTCAACTGTTTTGTCCTATGTTAACAGCTCTGCCAACCCCATCATTTACTTCTTCGTTGGCTCCTTTAGGCAGGGGTTGCAGGGGCAGAACCTGAAGCTAGTACTTGAGCGGGCTCTGCAGGACACTCCTGGGAAGGATGAAAGTGGAGGCAGCCTTTCCCAGGGAACCCTGGAGATGTCAGGCAGCAGAGTGGAGCAGGGATGA